A DNA window from Primulina tabacum isolate GXHZ01 chromosome 12, ASM2559414v2, whole genome shotgun sequence contains the following coding sequences:
- the LOC142520350 gene encoding uncharacterized protein LOC142520350: MLRYAPHVAASQVSVIESFIEGLNDHLHPFVSTGKPLNYLEAVEIAKRAEASLKRSGNRVPTQHHQSGRQQFSSSGSASLRPRGKQFKKPGSSSSSSGNRGGYRYSGPYCDHCGGKHSSNQCVGVQGVCNNCGRPGHFSRVCPSKTGKSAQAGSGAQSNRIPTASQSSHQPSRPSHQSRGQGGPQNQSSVHVFSLTEDEAQAAPDLPSHFAASGRGSGSGARDGGWIAWFCSVESPS, from the exons ATGTTGAGAtatgctcctcatgttgctgcGAGTCAGGTTTCCGTCATTGAAAGTTTCATTGAAGGATTGAACGATCATCTGCACCCTTTTGTTTCTACCGGTAAGCCCCTGAATTATCTTGAAGCGGTGGAAATAGCAAAAAGGGCTGAAGCTAGTCTTAAGAGGAGTGGCAATCGAGTGCCTACCCAACATCATCAGTCGGGGAGGCAACAATTTAGTTCATCTGGTTCTGCATCTCTTCGTCCACGTGGAAAACAATTTAAGAAGCCTGGTTCTAGTTCTTCGAGTTCAGGGAACCGTGGTGGATATCGCTATAGTGGACCTTACTGTGATCACTGTGGAGGCAAGCATTCCAGTAACCAGTGTGTTGGAGTTCAAGGAGTTTGTAATAATTGTGGTCGGCCGGGTCATTTTTCTAGAGTTTGTCCTAGTAAAACGGGAAAATCAGCCCAGGCAGGTAGTGGAGCTCAAAGTAATAGAATTCCAACTGCGTCCCAGTCTTCCCATCAGCCTAGTCGCCCTTCGCATCAGAGCAGAGGGCAAGGTGGTCCACAGAATCAGTCATCTGTTCATGTATTTTCCTTGACTGAGGATGAGGCTCAGGCAGCTCCAG atctcccgagtcattttgcagcatcaggccgaggttccggcagtggagctcgggatggaggttggattgcttggttctgttcagtggagtctcccagttag